In Cryptococcus gattii WM276 chromosome A, complete sequence, one genomic interval encodes:
- a CDS encoding WD-repeat protein, putative (Similar to TIGR gene model, INSD accession AAW41915.1): MSSGGQINAAGPSRQQALTTESRSLTTARQREKAPQLEDVALEEGLFEQEIDLLIGQYLESRGASKAARIWNEQVLGRGANGSTRKEQIEDVERAILDGDWGSIENLIARPGLLRLQTQKAFLYLVYRQQFLEHVENRESQKAFNLLQKRLKALEHYQPVPYDFYSLSYLTSASTVHDAPTFRDWAGMGPERDRLVGVWKELMDAERGGGVDERRYIPPDRLRTLLKQAAAWQVGRVGRKTDDIVKIPTLLQDYRPLELPSKLLHLLEGHLANVKCVDLIGSTAQYVVSGSSDCTLRVVSTEDGSLSHILSGHSSRVWSCASSPSGETIASSSGDGTIRLWSASKGDCRGVLVGDGGDVYNVKWRPNREDQVVSASYDRILRSWDIETGKQLRTFSGHSQSTLAIAYDSTGNTIASGSKDKHVRLWDAVGGVCTNTMTDCLGEIASVEFDDEGKYLLVGCKDNSNRLWDLRMQRSVYRYTGHQNTSKNLVRCSFACSTSLVIGGSEDGSVYIWEREGNSNDRRSNSLVPPTPHNELLAPDRKGSGADLTDFNTLASSPAYYPPRDVVRNPVNFTRHGETTVRPAKVLMGHGEGAVFEVRWKEGKMVSAGEDGCVGVWGVETS, from the exons ATGTCAAGCGGAGGACAAATCAACGCGGCCGGGCCGTCTCGACAGCAGGCACTCACCACCGAGTCCCGCTCGCTCACCACAGCCCGTCAAAGGGAGAAGGCTCCTCAGCTGGAAGATGTAGCTTTGGAGGAAGGGCTTTTCGAACAG GAGATTGATCTACTTATCGGCCAATACCTAGAATCTCGAGGCGCATCTAAAGCTGCAAGGATATGGAACGAACAGGTTCTCGGAAGAGGCGCCAATGGCTCCACAAGAAAGGAGCAAATAGAGGATGTCGAGAGGGCCATATTAG ATGGCGATTGGGGGTCGATTGAAAACCTGATCGCTCGACCTGGGCTGCTGAGGCTTCAGACGCAGAAAGCATTCTTATACCTTGTTTATCGACAACAGTTTCTTGAACACGTTGAGAATC GTGAATCACAGAAGGCCTTCAATCTGCTTCAAAAACGACTGAAAGCCCTAGAACACTATCAACCAGTTCCGTATGATTTCTACTCATTATCATATCTTACATCAGCATCGACTGTCCATGACGCCCCTACCTTTCGAGATTGGGCGGGTATGGGACCTGAACGAGATAGATTGGTAGGAGTTTGGAAGGAACTGATGGATGCAGAACGTGGTGGAGGGG TGGACGAAAGGCGATATATACCGCCGGATAGGCTGAGAACGCTTTTAAAACAAGCGGCGGCTTGGCAGGTGGGACGAGTAGGAAGAAAAACGGACGATATTGTCAAAATACCTAC ACTGTTGCAAGATTATCGACCTTTAGAACTACCTAGCAAGCTATTGCATCTGTTAGAAGGACACTTGGCGAATGTCAAATGTGTAGATCTAATAGGCTCAACCGCTCAATATGTGGTCAGTGGCTCAAG TGATTGCACTCTTCGAGTAGTCTCAACTGAAGACGGCAGTCTCAGCCATATCCTTTCAGGCCATTCATCTAGGGTCTGGAGTTGcgcttcttctccttcagGAGAGACAATTGCTAGTTCATCTGGCGACGGTACAATTCGGCTATGGTCTGCGTCCAAGGGCGACTGTCGAGGAGTTTTGGTAGGCGATGGCGGAGATGTGTATAATGTCAAATGGAGACCTAATCGAGAA GATCAGGTGGTATCCGCATCTTATGACCGAATTTTGCGATCATGGGATATTGAGACTGGCAAACAACTGCGTACATTCTCGGGCCACAGCCAGAGTACACTGGCTATCGCGTATGACTCCACTGGAAACACCATTGCGTCTGG TTCCAAAGATAAGCATGTCCGACTTTGGGATGCTGTGGGTGGGGTTTGCACCAACACTATGACGGACTGTCTGGGCGAGATTGCGTCGGTGGAGTTCGACGATGAAGGAAAATATCTCTTGGTGGGATGCAAGGACAATTCCAATCGGCTGTGGGATTTAAGGATG CAACGCAGCGTGTACCGTTACACGGGACATCAAAATACCTCAAAGAACCTCGTTCGTTGTAGTTTCGCTTGTTCTACATCCCTCGTGATAGGTGGCTCGGAAGACGGCTCGGTCTACATATGGGAACGAGAAGGCAACTCGAACGACCGTCGATCCAATAGTCTCGTCCCCCCAACGCCTCACAACGAACTCCTCGCTCCTGATCGCAAAGGCTCTGGAGCTGATCTCACAGATTTCAATACTCTTGCTTCATCTCCTGCTTATTATCCTCCTCGAGACGTTGTTCGCAACCCGGTCAATTTTACAAGGCATGGTGAGACCACCGTGCGCCCAGCAAAAGTGCTAATGGGGCACGGGGAAGGTGCAGTGTTTGAGGTTAGATGGAAAGAGGGTAAGATGGTCAGTGCAGGTGAGGATGGGTGTGTAGGTGTCTGGGGCGTGGAGACAAGTTGA
- a CDS encoding transporter, putative (Similar to TIGR gene model, INSD accession AAW41916.1): MTSTPSPPISSLLRHTHTEPPQSAAPQNQPSKQPQLRSVPSKTYPDYDPFPIQLNLVRSLSRAQSRPHTSLHRPPTRQDGLDNIPPPLPASSIELDRRLSRDPDVERQMGVNDDDVGPPPEGGAEAWCCVGAAFMVLFCIFGFVTSFGQLKTYYAENQLSDYSQSEIAWIGTLQSFLTFAGSIVSGRYFDSHGARTITILGTSLSVGATIGLAFCKEYYQFILAHALFGFSGTIMYSPSTAVSGHWFMRRRSTAVGIVVCGAGAGGIVYPVALKKLFEQLNFRDSILIIACMNAVLMFPAWFFLKARLPPRRPPPVREMKRPWKEARYTCLVLGSALVMMNVFSPYFNAPVLLTSNGLSENLASYSIAILQAGSMIGRALSGVLADLFGVWTVFVISILGSSISVYAFWVPQSINTATAVVGLVAYGIFSGAWIALVAASCGAISPTREFGMRLGMLWSTTSVLCLIGPVICGVLISSNNATFEYAGIFVGSTHLLGAFVTVGPRLVEVTRDFLRRLGGKSGSGYDAEHEEKDVTESVN, encoded by the exons ATGACCTCGACACCGTCTCCACCTATCTCATCACTCCTACGCCACACTCATACTGAACCACCTCAATCAGCAGCACCTCAAAATCAACCTTCCAAGCAACCTCAACTACGCTCTGTGCCCTCAAAGACATATCCAGATTACGACCCATTTCCCATCCAACTCAACCTTGTGCGCTCTCTGTCAAGAGCGCAATCACGACCTCATACATCTCTGCATCGTCCGCCTACCCGACAAGATGGACTCGACAACATACCGCCTCCACTACCAGCCTCTTCAATAGAGCTGGATAGAAGATTATCACGAGATCCAGACGTGGAGAGGCAAATGGGTGTGAATGATGACGATGTAGGACCACCACCAGAGGGGGGTGCTGAGGCCTGGTGCTGTGTCGGAGCTGCTTTCATGGTGTTGTTCTGTATCTTTGGTTTTG TAACGAGCTTTGGTCAGTTGAAAACATATTACGCAGAAAACCAGTTGTCCGACTATTCCCAATCTGAAATTGC ATGGATAGGAACACTACAATCATTCTTGACCTTTGCTGGATCCATCGTCTCCGGGAGATACTTTGATTCGCACGGTGCACGAACTATCACCATCCTGGGCACCTCACTGTCAGTAGGAGCCACCATAGGACTTGCAT TCTGCAAGGAATACTATCAATTTATCCTCGCCCATGCCCTCTTCGGATTCTCCGGTACTATCATGTACTCCCCATCTACCGCTGTTTCAGGCCATTGGTTCatgagaaggaggagcaCAGCTGTTGGCATTGTGGTCTGTGGGGCCGGTGCTGGAGGCATCGTGTATCCTGTTGCTTTGAAAAAGCTATTCGAACAATTAA ATTTCCGAGACTCGATCCTGATCATTGCGTGCATGAACGCTGTTCTAATGTTCCCTGCATGGTTCTTTTTGAAGGCCAGGTTGCCACCCCGAAGACCACCGCCTGTGAGAGAAATGAAACGCCCGTGGAAAGAAGCCCGTTACACTTGCTTGGTTCTCGGATCGGCGCTTGTCATGATGAA CGTCTTTTCCCCATATTTTAACGCCCCAGTACTTCTCACCTCCAATGGTCTTTCGGAAAACCTAGCTTCTTACTCAATTGCTATTCTACAGGCGGGGTCTATGATCGGACGAGCTCTGTCGGGCGTTCTAGCAGACCTTTTCGGCGTGTGGACGGTCTTCGTCATCTCCATTCTTGGCAGCTCTATATCCGTATACGCTTTCTGGGTGCCGCAGTCAATCAATACAGCGACTGCTGTTGTGGGGTTAGTGGCGTACGGCATTTTCAGCGGTGCTTGGATAGCGTTAGTGGCGGCAAGTTGCGGTGCTATTAGCCCAACGAGAGAATTTGGAATGCGACTGGGTATGTTGTGGTCAACAACCTCTGTTCTGTGCTTGATAGGACCTGTTATCTGCGGTG TATTGATATCTTCCAACAATGCGACATTCGAGTATGCCGGTATATTCGTGGGATCAACTCATCTTTTGGGTGCCTTTGTCACTGTGGGCCCAAGACTGGTCGAAGTGACTAGAGATTTCCTAC